The Montipora foliosa isolate CH-2021 chromosome 1, ASM3666993v2, whole genome shotgun sequence genome has a window encoding:
- the LOC138012404 gene encoding ribonucleoprotein PTB-binding 2-like, which produces MNGTALVRNKIDELIWNSRREFAKRRWILLTNVQEGTSVEDLKQNFLQGLNVIDFRIKKNSAYVYILLATPDQALNAVNTLNGETFRGYVVGVCLALRTVSFFVGNLPFEFTEEQFRNLMSPFGPIERLVIVRSFFTGESKGYGFVDYLNRECATQAKKQLTRKGSKYLGGRIIRVDFAEGNLLTYEDLHSKTLFVDRLPRDFKC; this is translated from the exons ATGAATGGAACAGCTCTTGTAAGGAACAAAATCGACGAGCTGATCTGGAATTCACGAAGAGAATTTGCAAAACGAAGATGGATTCTTCTTACGAATGTACAAGAGGGGACGTCTGTCGAG GATTTGAAACAAAACTTCCTTCAAGGACTTAATGTCATTGATTTCagaatcaagaaaaattcag CGTACGTGTATATTCTTCTTGCAACTCCAGACCAGGCTTTGAATGCTGTCAACACTCTGAATGGGGAGACATTCCGAGGATATGTTGTTGGAGTTTGTCTAGCCCTCCGGACAGTCTCGTTTTTTGTCGGCAATCTACCATTTGAATTCACAGAGGAGCAATTCAGGAATTTAATGAGTCCTTTTGGTCCAATAGAGAGATTAGTTATAGTGCGCAGCTTTTTCACTGGAGAGAGCAAAGGTTATGGATTTGTGGACTATCTTAATAGAGAATGTGCGACTCAGGCAAAAAAGCAGCTAACCAGGAAAGGATCAAAATATCTTGGTGGAAGGATAATAAGAGTAGATTTTGCTGAAGGTAATTTGTTGACCTACGAAGATTTGCATTCAAAGACCTTGTTTGTGGACAGGCTTCCAAGAGACTTCAAATGCTGA
- the LOC137976797 gene encoding Fanconi anemia core complex-associated protein 24-like yields MASHLHSLSSTQPRLHGACLLPGHILVNERLHGSPIVKALQESHVTVQMDDHMGILDFHPSTDVGVIYLTEADLVDVDTYKAKLCQLAKASFKQVVLAEKTSLSSQYFLNLQKFVVIERGLVLLPVANSDEAGKILAQMVFLESKPQNNPYRIKMKPTPIDQALMTTLQTVPGLGQKKALALLTQYGSIEQISKASVASLATVIGKANAQQVKDFFHQPIHGSQRRSTLS; encoded by the exons ATGGCTTCTCACCTACATTCGCTCTCCTCCACTCAGCCGCGCCTTCACGGAGCTTGTCTTCTTCCAGGTCATATTCTGGTAAACGAGAGATTACACGGTAGTCCGATTGTGAAAGCTCTCCAAG AGAGCCATGTCACTGTTCAAATGGACGATCATATGGGAATACTGGACTTCCACCCATCAACAGATGTGGGAGTCATTTATTTGACAGAGGCAGATCTAGTGGATGTGGATACTTACAAAGCCAAACTTTGCCAACTAGCCAAG gCTTCATTCAAACAAGTAGTGTTGGCAGAAAAGACTTCTTTGAGTTCCCAATACTTTTTGAACCTACAGAAATTTGTGGTCATTGAGAGAGGCCTGGTACTTCTTCCAGTTGCAAATTCTGACGAAGCTGGGAAAATTTTAGCTCAAATG GTTTTCTTAGAGAGCAAGCCTCAAAACAATCCCTACCGCATCAAGATGAAACCAACACCAATAGACCAAGCTTTAATGACAACTCTGCAAACTGTACCAGGGCTAGGACAAAAGAAGGCATTGGCTCTGTTAACCCAATATGGCA GCATTGAACAAATCAGTAAAGCATCAGTTGCA TCTTTAGCAACAGTGATTGGTAAAGCAAATGCCCAACAAGTaaaggattttttccaccaaccAATTCATGGAAGTCAGAGAAGGAGCACATTATCCTGA